Genomic window (Mesorhizobium sp. M4B.F.Ca.ET.058.02.1.1):
GGATCGGCGAGGCTCTGGAAGCGCTCGATCGAGATGAAGCCGTCGATGCCGTCGAGCTGGGGCCGCAGCGCCGCCGCGATGCCGAGATAGGCATCGCGCCTTCCCTGAGCCGGCTCGACCTCGAAGATGACGGCGATCATGCTTCCATCCCTTCCTTGACCGTGACGTCGGTCTGGAACATCTGCCGCGGCCCATGCGGACCTGACGCCAGTCTCAGGAAGATGCGGTCCTCCTTCAGGATAAATTTCTCGCGCCGCGCGAATTCGTAGTTCGCCTTGCCGGCCGGGTCGGCGGCAAGCCGGGCGCGGTAGGCTTCGTAGGCCGCGAGGTTCTCGATGTTGTAGGCGGCATAGGCGGTGGTGGCCGAACCTTCATGCGGCGCGAAATAGCCGATGAGGTCGGCGCCGCAGCGCGGGATGGCCTGCCCCCAGGCGCGGGCATATTGCCCGAATGCCGCCTTGCCGAACGGGTCGATCTCGTAGCGGATGAAGCAGGTGATGGTCATGGTCGTCTCCTCGTCGGCTTGGGTTTGCTGCGGCGACAGTTAGAGCACGCTCGAAGCATCGCGCGCTTCGGGTGTGATAGGCAATCCGATGTCAGGAGCGTCGTCGCCATCTCCTTGATCTGACCGCAGGATAGTGGTTTTCTGGCGAGAATGCTTCGATGGAGATGAAACTATGCGCGAAGGACCGGACATTGCCCGCACCGCCAGCCTGGTCGGCGATCCGGCCCGTGCCAACATGCTCACCGCGCTGATGGGCGGCACGGCATTGACCGCATCGGAACTGGCGCTCGAGGCCGGCGTGTCGCTTCCGACGGCCTCCTCGCATCTGTCGAAGCTGATGGAGGGTGGATTGCTGACCCTGGCCAGCCAGGGCCGGCACCGCTACTACGGGCTTGCCGGGCCGCAAGTGGCGGGCATGATCGAAGCGATCATCGGCGTCGCCGAGGCCGTCGGCCCGAAGCGCGTGCGGCCGGGGCCACGCGACGCGGCGATGCGGGTGGCGCGGGTCTGCTACGACCATCTCGCCGGCGAGCAGGCGGTGGCGATGCTCGACCGACTCGTCGACCGAAAGGTCCTGCTACGGCACGACCGCGAAATCAGGCTTGGCCCGGCAGCGGCCTCGCATTTTTCCGCGCTCGGCATCGATGTCGAGGCCAAGGCGCGACGGCCGGTCTGCCGCGCCTGTCTCGACTGGAGTGTGCGGCGCTCGCATCTCGCCGGCACGCTGGGCGCCGCCATCCTCGACAAGATCATCGCCGAGAAATGGGCCCGACGCGAGAAGGACAGCCGCGCCGTGGTGTTTTCGCCGCCGGGCAGGCAGGCGTTCGAGAAGGTGTTTCTCGCCTGATGCGCCTTCCGTGATCAGCCGCGTTTCAACGGCTTGCCCAGCTTGAAGAAGTCCTTCCACGGATTGGCTTCACCCAGCTGCTTCAGCGTCGTGGAATCGCCGAGCGGAAAGGCATTCGGCGCCAGACCCTTCTCGAGTTCCGGCCAGGTCACCGGCATCGACACCGTCGCCCCCTTCTTGGCGCGCGAGGAGTACGGGGCGACCGTCGTCGAGCCGCGGCCGTTGCGCAGATAGTCGACGAAGATCTTGCCGGTGCGCGCCTTCTTCGACAGCGTCGCGGTGTAGCGGTCGGGCGCGGCCTGCTCCAGCGCGCGGGCGAAATCATGGGCGAAGTCCTTGACCTCGTCCCAGTCCGCCGACGGCTTCAGCGGCACCAGCACGTGATAGCCCTTGCCGCCGGAGGTCTTGACGAGGTTGGGCAACGACAGCTCGTCCAGCTGCTTGTGGATGTCGAGCGCCGCCTCGCGCACCGCCTTGACGTCGACGCCTTCGTCGGGATCGAGGTCGAAGATGATCTGGTCGGGCTTCTCCAGCTCGTCGACGGTTGAGCCCCAGATATGGACCTCGACGACACCGTACTGGACCAGCGCGGCAAGCCCGTCGAAATCCTTGATGAACAGGATCTCCTCGCCATCGGTCGGATCCTTCATCCGGGCGATCTTGTCGCTCATGCCGGGCGAGGCATGCTTCTGGAAGAAGCGCTGGCCGCCAATGCCGTCCGGCGCCCGCACCAGACTGAGCGGCCGGTTGACGACGAATTGTTCCATGCGCGGCCAGACCAGCGCGTAATGGTCGAGCAGGTCCAGCTTGGAGACCTTCTCGTCGGGCCACAGCAGCTTGTCCGGATGGGATAGTTTCACCGACGTCCTTGCCACTCCAGCCGAGGCGGCCTTTGGCGTCGCCGTGCCGCCGCCCGCATCGCTTTCGCCCTTGCCGGAGGCCCGCTTCGGTTTTTCCTGCACGACTTCCTCCGCCGGCTTGTCCTCGCGCAATCCCTGGAACGAGGCGTGACGTATTATACGGTCCGCGGTCCAGCTGCGGAACTCCACTTCGCCGACAAGTTGAGGCTTGACCCAGACCAGGCCCTTTCCCTTGGGCACGGCGGCGGAAAAGGGCGAGGTTCTTGCCGTGAGGCCGTCGAGTTTTTTCTTGAGGTCGGTGGCCATTTTGCCGGAAAAGCCGGTGCCGACGCGGCCGGCATAGTGGAGCTTGCCGCGCTCGTGATAGCCGACCAGCAGTGAACGCAGGCCGCGTCCGGTCTTCTCGGGGGACGGCAGATAGCCGCCGATCACGAATTCCTGGCGCAGCGTGCATTTCGATTTCACCCAGGTGAGGCCACGACCGCTGCGGTAAGGCGCGTCGGCGCGTTTCGAAACCACGCCTTCCAGGCCCATGCGGCAGACATGCTGCAGCATGATCTTGCCGGGCTCATGGAAATGGTCGCTGAAGCGCAGCGCTGAATCTTCCGGCTGGTCGCCGAGCAGTTCAGCCAGCGCCTGCTTGCGCTCGACCAGCGGCTCGCGGCGCAGATCCTCGCCGTTGAGGCGCATCAGGTCGAAGACATAGTAGACGAAGCGGTCGCCGCGGCGGGCCGACAGATCGGCCTGCAGCAGGGCGAAGGACGACACGCCGCTGTCGGCCAGAACGATGATCTCGCCATCGATGACGGCTTCCCGGCACTTCAGACCGGCGAGCGCGGCGGTGACGGGGCCGTCGAATTTTGAGGTCCAGTCGAGGCCGGCGCGGGTGAGCAGCCTCACCTCGCTGCCGGCGACCTGCGCCTGCATGCGGTAGCCGTCGAATTTTACTTCATGCAGCCAATCGTCGCCGGATGGCGCATCCTTCTCCAGCGTGGCGAGCTGCGGCTCGATGAACTCCAGCCGGCTGGCAGGCCCGGCTCTTGCCTTGCCGGCGGCCGGCTTGTTGGAGTGCCAGACTTTCGGCTTCGCGCCTTTGGCCGTCTTGCCCTCGCCGACCTCCTCGATCGTCAGGCCGGATTTCACCGATTTCGGCTCCTGCTTCAGGATGTCCTCGCCGGGGCGCGCGGCGGCATCGTCGGATTTGATCAGCAGCCAGTTGTCGCGCTTTTCGCCGGAGCGCGGCTTCAGCCGCACCAGATGCCAGCGGCCATGCAATTTGTGGCCTTCCAGCTCGAAGCCGATATGGCCCTTCTTCATCGCCTTGGCCGGATCGCCTTCCGGAATCCATTTGCCCTCATCCCAGACGATGACCGAGCCGCCGCCATACTCGCCCTTCGGGATGGTGCCTTCGAACGGCGCGTAATCGATCGGATGGTCCTCGACGTGCACGGCCAGCCGCTTCTCATGCGGATCGAGGCTCGGGCCGCGCGTCACCGCCCAGCTCCACAGCACGCCGTCATGCTCGAGGCGCAGGTCGTAGTGCAGCCTGGTCGCCGCATGCTTGTGGATGACGAAGATGCCGGCGGCCTTCTTGCCGCTCCGCGACAGCTTGCCGGCCGGCTCGGCGGTCTTCCTGAAATCCCGCTTGGCCCGATACTGCTCGAGGCTGGCCATGGCTGCGGCCTCCTATGCCGATTTGCGCCGCGGAGCGGAGGCCTTGCCCCGTCCGGCCTTTGGCTTTGCCTTCGCCTTCGACGCGGCCTTGCCCGCGCCTTCCGCGTTCAGGCTCTTCTTCAGCGCATCGAAGAGGTTGACGACATTGGAAGGCTTCGGCGGCGCCTTGGCCTTTGGCGCCTTCCTGCCGGCCTTCTTGGCGCGGATCAGCTCGAGCAGGGCATCCTCGTAGCGGTCGTCGAACTTCGACGGATCGAATTTTGCCCCCTTCCGGTCGATGATGTGTTCGGCAAGGTCTATCATCTCATCGTCGGTCTTGACCGGCTTGATATCGCCAAAGACGCTGTCGGGCTGACGCACTGTGTTGTCGTAACGCAGCGTGGTCAGCACCATGCCCTTGCCGAGCGGCTCGATCACCACCGGGCGTTCCCGCTGGTAGAGCACGATGCGGGCGAGGCCGGCCATCTTCTTGCCCGCCATGGCGTCGCGGATGACGGCAAAGGCCTCCTCCGACACCTTGTCCGCCGGCGAGACATAATAGGGCGTGTCGAGGTAGATCTGCCGGATCGAGGATTTGTCGACGAAGCCGTCGAGGCTCATCGTATGCGAGGACTCGATCTGGACGGCCTCGATCTCGTCTTCCTCGATATGGATGAACTCGCCGTCCTCGACCTCATAGCCCTTTATCTCGTCGCCTTCCTCCAGCGGCTTGCCGGTCTCGGCATCTACATAGATGCGCTTCACGGTGTTTCCGGTCTTGCGGTTGAGGATGCGGAAGGAGACCTTTTCGGCGTGGGTGACGACGTTGGTCAGCTCGATGGCGCAAGTGACCAGCGACAGCTTGAGATAGCCTTTCCAGGCCGGGCGCGGCGCCATGACGAACTCCGTGAGCAGGGTGGTTGAACCGAGAACGGGCAGAACCCGCTCCGGTTCCGGGAGGCCGCCTCCAGGCTGGGTCCTGACTTTCCCGGGCGGCGCACGGAAATTTCGTCGAGGCGCCCGCGATTGAAACAGAACCGCGCTCAACCGACATCGGGGCGAAACATATGTGATGCAAAAGTCACATTGGGCGAGATGCCGACAAATGGCTCGGAAAGACCCCGAATCAGCCGCATTCCGGCCACGAAGCGGGGCATTTCGGACCAGAAATTAACATCACGTTCACCGACTATTCACGCCTCGACGCTATGATGCCCGCAATTCGGACGGGACATCCGAAATCGGGACAGGGACAGGGAAATGAAGTTCTGGAACCACATTGCCGGCTACGCCGCCGCCATCCGTGAATTCGTCGCGCCGACCTATCGGCCTGAGCGTTATTACATGCGCGGCCCAGGCCCGGCCTGCGCCCGCCGCGGCAACTCGCTCGGCATCAGCGCGCACTGATCATGACGCTGGAGAGCCGTCATGACAGCCGGATCTGCAAACCGGCCGACAGCCATCGCGCAACCACCTATCGCGCCGAGCGCCCCGCGCTGGCCGGTCGGCGGCGTGCGACAACGCCACCGCTTTGACGCCGCCGCCGGCTGGCTTAGTGTCTGACGACACCAGCAGCCGGGGCCGACATGATTGACCTGCCCGAACCGAAGCGTCCCCTTCCTCCGCCGCAAGCTTACGATGCAACCCAGCCGCTGATCGTCTTCGACGGCGTCTGCGTGTTCTGCTCGGGTTTCGTGCGGACGGTGGTGCGGTTCGACCGCGGGAAGCGCTTTCGTTTCGCCACGGCGCAGTCGCCGTTCGGCGAAGCGCTGTTTCGCAAGCACGGACTGGCGACCGACAGCTACGATACCAGCCTGACCCTGATCGACGGAAAGGCCTTCACCCAACTGGACGGCTTCATCGCCGTGATGGCCGAGCTTGGCTGGCCATGGCGCACGGCGAAGGTTTTGCTCGCCCTGCCGCGGCCGCTGCGCGACTGGTTCTACGACCGCATCGCCAAGAATCGCTACGCCCTGTTCGGCAGGACGGGCAGCTGCGAGATCCCGTCGCCGGAACTGCGGGAGCGGCTGATCGGCTAGAATCCCGCCACGGCTGGTCGGAGCCTGGCCGGCGGCGAGATTCGGCCTCCCGACAATCCTCGCAAATTCACGGATCATCGCCGCCGGCTTGCGCAAGGCGCCGCGCGGGTCGAAAGATTTTCGTAGCACCTGTCGAAATCCGCCTGGCCCAGGCGACATTGGTCAGGCCGGCGATGACGCGGCCTTCGAGAAAACGGGAGAAGACCATGCGATACATGCTTTTGATCTACGCGAACGAAGCCGCGATGGCGACCGCGCCGAGCGAGAAGACCTACGAGATCAGCGCCGCCTATGGCGCCTATACCGAGGCGTTGAAGAAATCCGGCGCCTGGCTCGCCGGCGACCGGCTGCGGCCGACGCAATCCGCAACGGCGGTGCGCACGGCCGACGGCAAGACCAATGTGCTCGACGGCCCCTATGCCGACACCAAGGAGCAGCTCGCCGGCTTCTACATGATCGAGGCCGAGGACGCCGACGCGGCCATCGCCTGGGCGGCGCGCTGCCCGGGCGCCAGCGCCGGCACGATCGAGGTGCGACCGATCTGGGAAATGAGCGACTATCCGTCCGCGAATTGACCCAGTGATGGACAATCGACCGGAGATCGCGCGGGCGGCGGCGGAAGCGGCCGCCCGGCAAAGCTACGGCAAGCTGGTCGCCTTTCTCGCGGCGCGCACGCGCGATGTCGCCGGCGCCGAGGACGCGCTGGCGGATGCCTTCGCGGCGGCGCTCGAGCGCTGGCCGCAGACCGGCGTGCCCGAAAAGCCGGACGCCTGGCTGCTCGCGGTGGCGCGCCGACGGGGCGTCGATGCGGTGCGGCGGCGGCAAACCGGCGAGGCGGCGCGCGATCATCTCAAGCTGATCGCCGAGGAGGTGGAGGCCCGCATGACCGACGAAGAGCTGCCGGACGAACGGTTGCGGCTGATGTTTGCCTGCGCCCATCCGGCGATCGAGGCCAGCGTGCGCGCGCCGCTGATCCTGCAGACCATCCTTGGCTTCGACGCGGCGACCATCGCTTCGGCCTTCCTGGTCTCGCCGGCGACGATGGGCCAGCGCCTGGTGCGCGCCAAGACCCGGATCCGCGAGATCGGCATTCCGTTCCGGGTGCCGGAGCGGGCCGAGCTCGGCGAGCGGCTGGACGCGGTGCTGGAGGCGATCTACGCCGCCTTCGCCGAAGGCTGGACCGATCCTGCCGGCACCGAGACGCGGCGCCGCAACCTCGCCACCGAGGGCATCTGGCTCGGCCGGCTGGCGGCCTCGCTGATGCCGGACGAGCCGGAGGCGGTAGGGCTTCTGGCACTGATGCTGTTTGCCGAAGCGCGGCGGGCAGCGCGACGCAGCCCGGAAGGTGACTTTGTGCCGCTTGCCGAGCAGGACACCGCGCTCTGGGACGACACGCTGATCGACGAGGCGGAAGACCTGCTCGAACGTGCCGCCGCCAAGGGGATCATCGGCCGCTACCAGCTGGAGGCGGCCGTGCAATCGGCCCACACGGCGCGGCGGCGCGGCGGCCGCACCGACTGGGCAGCGATCCGCCAGCTTTACGACGCGCTGCTGGCCGTCGCCGGCTCGCCTGTTGTGGCGATCAACCGCGCCGTGGCGATCGCCGAGGATGAGGGCGCTGCGGCCGGGTTGGCAGCGCTTTACGTGCTGGGTGACGACAAGCGGCTGGTTGACTATCAGCCCTATTGGGCTGCCCGCGCCGGCCTGCTGGCGAGGCTCGGCACGACCGGATTGGCGGCCGAGGCTTACGACCGCGCGATCGGCCTCGAACGGGACCCGGCCGTGCGCCGCTTCCTGCAGGAAAAGCGGGCGAAGCTCACAGCGGGCAGCAACTAGGCCGCGGCGCGATTAGAGCGCCGCCAGCCAACTCCCATCTCTTCCATTTGGGATGGTGCTTTCCGGAAAGGCCTCGGCTTTCTGCTCGATGGGCTCTCTCCAGGACAAGGTTCCGGCCTGCTATGATGGCCTTTTCCCGGCAACCTCGTAAGAGGCCGCTCACCACATCGCGTGGGCGGCATTCAGTTTGTGGATCAGCTCATGATCGCGCAGCCTGGCCCACAGGCGCTCGATATCGGGCCAGGCAGCGGCGACCTTGCCGATCTCGGGATGCCAGGCCACCAGCATGATCAGGTAGATGTCGGCCAGCGATAGCTGCTCGCCCACCAGCCAGTCGCGGCCGGCGAGGGCCTTGTCGAGGATGGCAAAGCCGCGCTCCGTCTCGTTCAGCGCGGCCTGTTTCACCGCCTCCACGCCGTCCGGCGTCACGGTGTAGCGATGGGCATAATAGTAGCGCAGCCCCGCCGGGTAGAGGACCGACGACATGAAGGCCATCCAGCGCAGGAAGTCGGCGCGGGCCGGCGAACCCGCCGCCGGCGCCAGCCCGGCTTCCGGATGGCGCTCGGCGAGCAGAATGCAGATCGCCGCCGATTCGGTGATCGATCGGCCGTCCGGCAAGGTCAGCACCGGCACCTGGTTCAACGGGCTGATGTCGAGGAAGGCCTGGTCGGGCGGGTCCTTCTTCGGCACGTCGATCTGGTCAAACGGCGCGCCGGCCAGGGCAAGCGCCGCCTCGACGACGAAGCCGCCGCTGCCGGGGCGTGTGTAAAGTCTGTACATCAATCCCTCCCAACCGCCCGCGCGGGGCCGGTTGAGGTTTGCACCGGAAGCGGTGCCGCGCTCAAGCGCGGCGCGGACGCCACACGGGTTTTTTCAGCGGTCCAGCGTCCCGCGACCGTTCATTGAGGAGGCTTACGCCCCCAGCCCGTCGAACAGGATGGTCGACAGGTAGCGTTCGGCGAAGGACGGGATGACGACGACCAGGGTCTTGCCCTTGTTCTCTGGCCGCGAGCCGACGACGATCGCCGCCTGCAGCGCGGCGCCCGACGAGATGCCGACCGGCACGCCTTCGAGGCGGGCGACAAGCCGCGCATTGGCGACGGAATCCTCGTTGGAGACCCTGACAATCTCGTCATAGATCGTGGTGTCGAGGATCTTCGGCGCGAAGCCGGCGCCGATGCCCTGGATCTTGTGCGGGCCGGGCTGGCCGCCGGACAGCACCGGCGAAGCCTCCGGCTCGACGGCGACGACATGCAGCGAGGGCTTGCGCTTCTTCAGCACCTGGCCGACGCCGGTGATGGTGCCGCCGGTGCCGATGCCGGCGACGAAGATGTCGACCTCGCCCTGGGTGTCGTTCCAGATCTCCTCGGCCGTGGTGCGGCGGTGGATCTCGGGGTTGGCCGGATTCTCGAACTGCTGCGGGATGATGGCGTCGGGCAAGGTGGCGGCAAGCTCGTCGGCCTTGGCGATGGCGCCCTTCATGCCCTTGGGACCTTCGGTCAGCACCAGTTCGGCGCCGAGCAGCGCCAGCATCTTGCGCCGCTCGACCGACATCGTCTCCGGCATGGTCAGGATCAGCTTGTAGCCCTTGGCGGCGGCGGCGAAGGCGAGCGCAATGCCGGTGTTGCCGGAGGTCGGCTCGATCAGCGTCGTCCTGCCGGGGGCGATCCTGCCAGAGGCTTCCAGCGCCTCGATCATGGCAACGCCGATACGGTCCTTGACCGAGGCGATCGGGTTGAAGAATTCGAGCTTGGCCAGGAGATTGGCGACGACGCCCTTTTCCTTCGCGAACTTGTCGAGCCGCACCAGGGGGGTGTCGCCGATCGTCTCGGTGATCGAATTGAAGACGCGGCCGCGGCCGGGCACGCGCGCGGAGGTGACGGGCTTGTTCATTGTTTCGCTCCCAGGACAGGCAATTGCATCAGCGACAGAATAGGGCTTTCAGCCGCGCAAGATAGGCTGCCGGTCGAAAATATCCGAGTGGGGCGCGTGCTGAAAACGCTGCCGCCCCGGAATAGCATTTTCCGGATCGGCTTGTTTCCGGAATGGTTTGGCCGAAACGGAAGCGCGATGAGACGGGTGCTCTATTGCCTGGCCGCGATCGCCGCCGCCGCGCCGACCATGAAGCCGGCGGCCGTGCGGTTCAGCGCCTTCAGCGCGCGCGGCGACTTCAGAAACCAGCGCGCCTTCGCAGCGAGCGCCAGATAGGGCACCAGCACGACCAAGAGGACAATGACGGTGAGCGCGACGAGGATGCCATAGTCGGCCAGCGTGATCGTCTTCAGGTCGACGATGGTCGGCGTGATGGCGAGGTAGAAGATCATCGTCTTCGGATTGCCGAGCGTCACCGTGAGGCCGGCAAGGAAGGAGGCGACGAGCCCGCCCTTGCCCTTTCGCGCCTCGACAGTCTCCGGCGTGATGCCGCTGGTCCAGAAGCGCCAGCCGAGGAAAGCGAGATAGGCGACGCCGGCCCATTTGATGGCGAGAAAAACCATGCCGAAAGTCTGCGCGACGAAGGCAAGACCGAGCATGACGGCGGTGAGATAGGTGAGATCGCCGAGGATCAGGCCAAACGACATCGCCAGCGACGAACGGAAGCCGGAACCCAGCGCCCGCGCCACAAGCGCGGTGACGCCGGGGCCCGGAATGGCAGCGGCGATGCCGAGGGCGGCGCTGCAAGCGACAAATCCGGTGAGCGTCATGGCTTTCGGTCCAGATGAGTGCGCCTTGTCGCATACATCCGAATGGAATTGAATTTCCTGAGGACTGGATTCGATTGCACCAGATCTCGCCGGGTCAACCCGAGGCGGCCCCAACAGGATTCCCAGGCCGGCTCAATCAGGACCGGCCGTCGCCATAGGTGACGCGCCAGATGGTGCCGTTGCCGTCCTCGGTGAGGATCAGCGCGCCGTCCTTCGCGACAGTGACGCCGACCGGCCGGCCCCAGACATCGTCGTCGGAGATGACGAAGCCGGTGGCGAAATCCTCATACGCGCCGGTCGGCTTGCCATCCTCAAATTTCAGCCGCACCACCTTGTAGCCGGTGCGCACGCCGCGGTTCCAGGAGCCGTGCAGGGCGACGAAGGCATCGCCCTGATACTCGGCCGGGAAGCTCTTTTTGTCATAGAAGGCGATGCTGAGCGGCGCCGAATGCGCCTGCATCAGCACGTCGGGAACAGTGACCTTGCCAGCAAGGTCGGGGCGCGCGCCCTTGTGGCGCGGGTCCTCGTTGGCGCCGATGTAATACCAGGGCCAGCCATAGAAGCCGCCTTGCCTGACCGTCGTCGCATATTCGAATGGCACGTTGTCGCCGAGCCCGTCGCGCTCGTTGACGACGCACCAGAGCGCGCCTGTCTGAGGCTGCACCGTCATGCCGGAGCAGTTGCGCAGGCCGGTGGCGAAGCTGCGCCGGTTCCTGCCGTCCGGATCGAAGGCCAGAACGTCGGCGCGCCCTTCCTCCGGTCCCCAGCTCGCGCCGAGCGGTGCCGACGCCGCCCATTGCGCGAGCCCGCCTTCCGGCTCGGCGCCG
Coding sequences:
- a CDS encoding RNA polymerase sigma factor; translated protein: MDNRPEIARAAAEAAARQSYGKLVAFLAARTRDVAGAEDALADAFAAALERWPQTGVPEKPDAWLLAVARRRGVDAVRRRQTGEAARDHLKLIAEEVEARMTDEELPDERLRLMFACAHPAIEASVRAPLILQTILGFDAATIASAFLVSPATMGQRLVRAKTRIREIGIPFRVPERAELGERLDAVLEAIYAAFAEGWTDPAGTETRRRNLATEGIWLGRLAASLMPDEPEAVGLLALMLFAEARRAARRSPEGDFVPLAEQDTALWDDTLIDEAEDLLERAAAKGIIGRYQLEAAVQSAHTARRRGGRTDWAAIRQLYDALLAVAGSPVVAINRAVAIAEDEGAAAGLAALYVLGDDKRLVDYQPYWAARAGLLARLGTTGLAAEAYDRAIGLERDPAVRRFLQEKRAKLTAGSN
- a CDS encoding winged helix-turn-helix domain-containing protein; amino-acid sequence: MREGPDIARTASLVGDPARANMLTALMGGTALTASELALEAGVSLPTASSHLSKLMEGGLLTLASQGRHRYYGLAGPQVAGMIEAIIGVAEAVGPKRVRPGPRDAAMRVARVCYDHLAGEQAVAMLDRLVDRKVLLRHDREIRLGPAAASHFSALGIDVEAKARRPVCRACLDWSVRRSHLAGTLGAAILDKIIAEKWARREKDSRAVVFSPPGRQAFEKVFLA
- the ligD gene encoding DNA ligase D yields the protein MASLEQYRAKRDFRKTAEPAGKLSRSGKKAAGIFVIHKHAATRLHYDLRLEHDGVLWSWAVTRGPSLDPHEKRLAVHVEDHPIDYAPFEGTIPKGEYGGGSVIVWDEGKWIPEGDPAKAMKKGHIGFELEGHKLHGRWHLVRLKPRSGEKRDNWLLIKSDDAAARPGEDILKQEPKSVKSGLTIEEVGEGKTAKGAKPKVWHSNKPAAGKARAGPASRLEFIEPQLATLEKDAPSGDDWLHEVKFDGYRMQAQVAGSEVRLLTRAGLDWTSKFDGPVTAALAGLKCREAVIDGEIIVLADSGVSSFALLQADLSARRGDRFVYYVFDLMRLNGEDLRREPLVERKQALAELLGDQPEDSALRFSDHFHEPGKIMLQHVCRMGLEGVVSKRADAPYRSGRGLTWVKSKCTLRQEFVIGGYLPSPEKTGRGLRSLLVGYHERGKLHYAGRVGTGFSGKMATDLKKKLDGLTARTSPFSAAVPKGKGLVWVKPQLVGEVEFRSWTADRIIRHASFQGLREDKPAEEVVQEKPKRASGKGESDAGGGTATPKAASAGVARTSVKLSHPDKLLWPDEKVSKLDLLDHYALVWPRMEQFVVNRPLSLVRAPDGIGGQRFFQKHASPGMSDKIARMKDPTDGEEILFIKDFDGLAALVQYGVVEVHIWGSTVDELEKPDQIIFDLDPDEGVDVKAVREAALDIHKQLDELSLPNLVKTSGGKGYHVLVPLKPSADWDEVKDFAHDFARALEQAAPDRYTATLSKKARTGKIFVDYLRNGRGSTTVAPYSSRAKKGATVSMPVTWPELEKGLAPNAFPLGDSTTLKQLGEANPWKDFFKLGKPLKRG
- a CDS encoding LysE family translocator, with translation MTLTGFVACSAALGIAAAIPGPGVTALVARALGSGFRSSLAMSFGLILGDLTYLTAVMLGLAFVAQTFGMVFLAIKWAGVAYLAFLGWRFWTSGITPETVEARKGKGGLVASFLAGLTVTLGNPKTMIFYLAITPTIVDLKTITLADYGILVALTVIVLLVVLVPYLALAAKARWFLKSPRALKALNRTAAGFMVGAAAAIAARQ
- the cysK gene encoding cysteine synthase A; the protein is MNKPVTSARVPGRGRVFNSITETIGDTPLVRLDKFAKEKGVVANLLAKLEFFNPIASVKDRIGVAMIEALEASGRIAPGRTTLIEPTSGNTGIALAFAAAAKGYKLILTMPETMSVERRKMLALLGAELVLTEGPKGMKGAIAKADELAATLPDAIIPQQFENPANPEIHRRTTAEEIWNDTQGEVDIFVAGIGTGGTITGVGQVLKKRKPSLHVVAVEPEASPVLSGGQPGPHKIQGIGAGFAPKILDTTIYDEIVRVSNEDSVANARLVARLEGVPVGISSGAALQAAIVVGSRPENKGKTLVVVIPSFAERYLSTILFDGLGA
- a CDS encoding Ku protein, whose translation is MAPRPAWKGYLKLSLVTCAIELTNVVTHAEKVSFRILNRKTGNTVKRIYVDAETGKPLEEGDEIKGYEVEDGEFIHIEEDEIEAVQIESSHTMSLDGFVDKSSIRQIYLDTPYYVSPADKVSEEAFAVIRDAMAGKKMAGLARIVLYQRERPVVIEPLGKGMVLTTLRYDNTVRQPDSVFGDIKPVKTDDEMIDLAEHIIDRKGAKFDPSKFDDRYEDALLELIRAKKAGRKAPKAKAPPKPSNVVNLFDALKKSLNAEGAGKAASKAKAKPKAGRGKASAPRRKSA
- a CDS encoding NIPSNAP family protein — translated: MTITCFIRYEIDPFGKAAFGQYARAWGQAIPRCGADLIGYFAPHEGSATTAYAAYNIENLAAYEAYRARLAADPAGKANYEFARREKFILKEDRIFLRLASGPHGPRQMFQTDVTVKEGMEA
- a CDS encoding sorbosone dehydrogenase family protein, with product MIRFASLAGAAMLVATAALADQPVLTGSKAFGDWKADRPGVRRLIKPQDLPAPYRTRSSSNGPGVGDRPEGVKPLLPPGFSIELVASGIDNPRVVRVAPNGDLFVADSKANQIRVYRLAEGGARPAQQAIFAEGLTRPYGIAFYPSGDRPQWVYVANSNSVVRFAYREGDLKAQGKPETIVPDIPSSHHWTRDIIFSPDGKTLYLSVGSGSNVAEDIGAEPEGGLAQWAASAPLGASWGPEEGRADVLAFDPDGRNRRSFATGLRNCSGMTVQPQTGALWCVVNERDGLGDNVPFEYATTVRQGGFYGWPWYYIGANEDPRHKGARPDLAGKVTVPDVLMQAHSAPLSIAFYDKKSFPAEYQGDAFVALHGSWNRGVRTGYKVVRLKFEDGKPTGAYEDFATGFVISDDDVWGRPVGVTVAKDGALILTEDGNGTIWRVTYGDGRS
- a CDS encoding glutathione S-transferase family protein, which encodes MYRLYTRPGSGGFVVEAALALAGAPFDQIDVPKKDPPDQAFLDISPLNQVPVLTLPDGRSITESAAICILLAERHPEAGLAPAAGSPARADFLRWMAFMSSVLYPAGLRYYYAHRYTVTPDGVEAVKQAALNETERGFAILDKALAGRDWLVGEQLSLADIYLIMLVAWHPEIGKVAAAWPDIERLWARLRDHELIHKLNAAHAMW
- a CDS encoding YciI family protein; amino-acid sequence: MRYMLLIYANEAAMATAPSEKTYEISAAYGAYTEALKKSGAWLAGDRLRPTQSATAVRTADGKTNVLDGPYADTKEQLAGFYMIEAEDADAAIAWAARCPGASAGTIEVRPIWEMSDYPSAN
- a CDS encoding thiol-disulfide oxidoreductase DCC family protein: MIDLPEPKRPLPPPQAYDATQPLIVFDGVCVFCSGFVRTVVRFDRGKRFRFATAQSPFGEALFRKHGLATDSYDTSLTLIDGKAFTQLDGFIAVMAELGWPWRTAKVLLALPRPLRDWFYDRIAKNRYALFGRTGSCEIPSPELRERLIG